AGAACCCTTAGGCCAAAGCATTTGTATTCCATTGTCTGGGGATTTTTGGCAAAACGAGTTTGTAGCTCGCatgtttcaattattttgcTAGCATTGATGGATGGTaagcaagaaaaaaatatatcccgCTTGTATAAAACGTTGTTGCTATCcgcttataaaaattaaattaaaaagtatacaGAAAGTATACATTATGATAGGTGCTCTTAAATGGAACTGTAACtaatgaatattattttactaaaaaatattcgagaataatactaacaattttattttacacttaaatatttcaagcCAAAAATCACTGTAGAACATATTTGAAATAGCTAGGATCTAAAGTTTAAGGGACCTACATTTTTCATCTACttgaaagtattttaaataagtttaaaatattcgtACAACTGAATTTAGGAATAGTTGTTGATTTTTCTATGATAAAATTTAGTTAGTTTTTTGCAGTGTATGCCCAGCGGACAGTTATTTGGCGtaatatataaacatatatCACCACGTGTTGACTGCTCCCTGATTGGCATCAGCTGAATAAATGTTTGCCAAAGCGTGCTGCATATTAAAATACCCAATGAGCTGAATCTATAAAGTCAGAACGATTTGCAGCCTCTGAGGAGGTTGGTGGAAAAATGCAGCGCTCCATCTGGCTGCTCTACCTATCGGTACTTTTCACTAGCGATGGCGGAGTCCTGGCGAATGTTCCCACCTCCGAGGGAATCTTACCCACCGATCCGGCATATTTCAACGATAATGGAGTTTTGGTTCTAAATCCAACTAACAACTTGCAGAACGAGAATGAGGCTGCGATCACTCAATACAAGGAGTATCTGGATAATTCAGCAAAGGAAATACTAATCGCTTTACCAAACACTCACAAGAAGAAAAGGGAACAGGGTCTGCTGGAAGCACTGGCATTTCTAACTGGCTTGAGGCAGAGCATTTCCCCGTTGGGAGAAAGTCTCGGGAAAATCAAGGGACAGCAGGCGGAATTGGTTTCGAAACTTAAACACCAGGAGGAATGGAAATTTTGGGCCGCAGCCAAAGTTCAGCAGGTGGGGGAGTCCACTGAAGGTGTTAGAACAGCCGAAGCTGTTTCCATCACCGAGGAGTTTAACAATCGCTACCTTCTTCGATTGCGCAATTGTGTTGGTGACTTTCTCTGGGCTCAGATTCGATTTAATCTGGACTTGAAGAGGTCACTCGATGGCTTGCAATTGCCAACAAGACAGGTGATCGAAGCCACTGAAAGGTGTCCCAGTATCAAGGCCAAAAAATGCCGCAAGGGCATTAGAAGAGCTATCGATGGCGTTCGGGATGCTCCTCAGGACCTCCATAGCCTGTGGATTGAGTCCACTCAGTTGGAGGACAACCAAAGGCAAAGCAACCAGTGCTTGGTAAAAACTCTAGAGGAATATTCCGAGGAGCGGCTCGAAGTGGAAAGACAGCTGAAGGACATTATAGAGGATTATCGTGAGAGTATGCCAGCCGGCAAATAGGaggtgaaatatatatatttatcattaGCAACGATATTGTACACACTGCACATATACAGGACATCTTCAGCACTCAATGGAGTAGGACcagccaaataaaaattatatttccaaGCAGTTAATAGATCGTTATTAGTGTTTAATATtaccaaatatttaatgataatGTACTAGACCATTTTTCCGAAATCTCCCATGATAGCTGCTCAATCCCGTTGTTATATAATAACTCGAAGCGTCATTCATTTTCGCGTTTATTGACGAATAGCAGGGATGATTGAGATGATGCAGTTGTAGTAATTCAGTAAAATGTAAATGACATATCAAGTCGATGTTTAAATGAAATTCCAGACACGGGAAGAATGAAATGATTTGCATAACTgagctaaaaatattaaagagaTATTATGATAAAGAGTAAACAACAGTTTAGAGATTAAACAAATCTATTCCCTCATCGTTCGTTCGTTCTTGAGTATTAGAACGAGTGACAATTTTCCCAACAAAATACATGGGTAAAACTCAGAACTCTCGCAGTTGCAATGAGTCCGCTACAGCTGGTGACCGCTCTCCTTTTGGTATCTCGGATTAAATCGATTCCCTTGATTAAGTGTCCTTGGTTTATGGAGAACCTGGAATACCAAGGGCAGTACATTGGCATAGTGAAAGTGATTCATCCCTTTGCTAAATACCAATGGTTGGTCCTTAAGTTTTCCCAGCAGGGATTTTACGACTTTGAGGTGAGATCTTGCATCTGTCGATGGGAAATTGTCGCTTTTATTCAAAAGCATCTGGGCAGCAGTAAACCAGTTTTAAAGGAAAACATCAAATGATTCAAGAGTGGTCAGAGAGTACATAAGCATATCCTTTTGATCTTATCGGGTGAACAGATTACTTAAATgcataacttttgattgactTCAGATATAATAAAACCGTAAATGCAAATCTTTAGAATGTcatctaagcaatttattGACAGGCGcatcaataaaataaagtgcTGTTTGCACCTGTACTTTTAAAaaagcaattttgttgtgcagtGTAATAAATCAATCAATACAAATTTATAGCATTGTGCAATCATAACAACaactgtttaaaatatttaaaccccctttatttttagaactcTCGTGCCAAAATTTCTTTGGTGGATGATGAAGACAAGAACGAGAGCAATCTTTGGCAGGAATTACCAATACGATACCGTGTCGATTTCCCGATCCCCACAACGCCGCCCAGGATCACTAGCATAAAAGTGAATGGCATTGAGATTTGCATTGGAGCAGAATGTGAGTGCATAtagtcttaaatattttaatctgtATCTTATCCCGATTTCCAGACCCCAAGCCAAGTACAGACATTACTATGCGGTATTCTTGGAAAAGTTTAACTTCATTAGTGCCCGCGGCAACAAAACCGGCACTTAATTGGCGACCGGAGGAGGTACCACAAAACGGAACCATCTACTTTAGAAGGAGTTACTCAAGGACTATTAGAAAGATTATTACGGGTTCTGAAGAGGACAGCGAAATTGATACTGCCTCCCAGCTAATGATAAGTAGTCCGGATGGTGCTGCCGATTCTCAACCGACGATCAGAAATCTGGTTCCCCACCAAACCGACCCATTCGAAGAATACCCCTGCGGACGTGTGCGACATGAGAAGACCAGTACGACGCCACTAATCTTCCAGGGAAACAGCATAGAACGAGGTCAGCTTCCCTGGTTGGTGGCCATCTTCGAGCGGCGGGATAGAAACGGACCCCGTTTCATCTGTGGTGGATCACTGATCTCCTCTTCCTCAGTTCTCTCGGCGGCCCACTGTTTTCGAATTCCTAAAAAGGAATTGACTGCCGATCGCCTGGCCGTCTCCCTGGGTCGAACAAGCCTGGCTCTTCACTCCCCCGGAGAAGATCGCGGGGTGTCCCAGTTAATCATTCACGAAAACTTCAAGTTCGAGCAGTTCACTGAGGCCGATTTGGCACTGATCAAGTTGGATGCACCGGTGGAGTGAGtctcacatttttaaataatgataatttgataaatatttcttttacagTTATTACGACTACATAATACCCATTTGCCTGTGGAGCACCAGCAGTCGCATGGATCTGCCCCAGGGACACAAGACCTATGTGGCTGGCTGGGGACCCGATGAGTCGGGAACCGGGCACACAGATGTGGCCAAGGTCACCGACCTGAACATCGTAATCGAGTCGGGCTGCCGCCTGGAACTGGCCCCTGAACTGGTGCAGCCGAGCAGCCTGTGTGCCAAGAGGGCGGGAGCAGGACCCTGTACCAGCGATGGAGGTGGACCACTGATGCTGAAAGAACAGGACGTGTGGGTGCTACGGGGAGTGACCTCCGCGGGACAAATCGACGAAGAGAGACACACCTGCGATCTATCCAAACCATCTGTATTCACCGACGTTGCCAAGCACATTAACTGGATTCGCCGGAATATGTGGAACTAAGTGGAGTGTGCCAGATGGACAATGGACATCAATGGAATGCAGCCGGTCCTGTCTTTAGTTTACATGACTTTgagattattttaaagaaatgaatgaaatattaaaaaattgatagTATTGgcgagaattaaaaaaaatgcatacatttttttaggaTTCACAGTTGGTaatttggtaaaataaaagataGGCATCACAGCTCGAGTACAAGTGCCCAGTAActcctaaatatttaataaaatcacaGTTCTTTCAaatatagtttccgagatcttagcgttcatttggacggacagacagacgggcatTCTAGATCGAATcagctagtgatcctgatcgaAAATACATATACTTTAAAGGGTTGCAAACCCTTCTACTATTGTATACTCCaccacgaatacaatatacccttttactctatgaGTATAAAAAGGTATACTAAACACACGCAATGTGGGGAGAACAACAGACGTTGTGAACAAATATAGCTTTGAGAGGCTAAGATCGGGACTATCTATTCGCTCATCGAGTGAAGTTCTTGAGTATTATTACGAGTGTCTAATTTCTCAATAAAATAGATCTGAAAAGCTCAGCACTTACGCAGTTGCAATGAGTCCGCTACAGCTGGTGACCGCTCTCCTTTTGGTATCTCGGATTAGGTCGGGTATTGGCCAGTTGCCTGAGAATGGCTGTTCTCCGCTTTTTGAGTACCAGGGCTACCAAGGGCAGTACATC
This portion of the Drosophila takahashii strain IR98-3 E-12201 chromosome 3R, DtakHiC1v2, whole genome shotgun sequence genome encodes:
- the LOC108060166 gene encoding uncharacterized protein, which encodes MQRSIWLLYLSVLFTSDGGVLANVPTSEGILPTDPAYFNDNGVLVLNPTNNLQNENEAAITQYKEYLDNSAKEILIALPNTHKKKREQGLLEALAFLTGLRQSISPLGESLGKIKGQQAELVSKLKHQEEWKFWAAAKVQQVGESTEGVRTAEAVSITEEFNNRYLLRLRNCVGDFLWAQIRFNLDLKRSLDGLQLPTRQVIEATERCPSIKAKKCRKGIRRAIDGVRDAPQDLHSLWIESTQLEDNQRQSNQCLVKTLEEYSEERLEVERQLKDIIEDYRESMPAGK
- the LOC108060169 gene encoding chymotrypsin-like protease CTRL-1, whose translation is MISSPDGAADSQPTIRNLVPHQTDPFEEYPCGRVRHEKTSTTPLIFQGNSIERGQLPWLVAIFERRDRNGPRFICGGSLISSSSVLSAAHCFRIPKKELTADRLAVSLGRTSLALHSPGEDRGVSQLIIHENFKFEQFTEADLALIKLDAPVDYYDYIIPICLWSTSSRMDLPQGHKTYVAGWGPDESGTGHTDVAKVTDLNIVIESGCRLELAPELVQPSSLCAKRAGAGPCTSDGGGPLMLKEQDVWVLRGVTSAGQIDEERHTCDLSKPSVFTDVAKHINWIRRNMWN